aaactatctTTGTTTCAAAGACCTTTTTTAAACAGTGTTGGCAGTGCTAACAGTTCTTCCTTTTCTGCTAGATATCTCTGAAAGTGTGAACTTCGATGAGGAGACTGATGGAATATCCCAGTCAGCATGTTTAGAAAGACCCAATTCTCCATCCAGCCAGAATTCAACTGTATGTAGTTCTGAAACTTCTTCCATTAGAGCTAATTTGACTCTTTCTCAAACATAtcttcagtatttatttatttattattattatgtattttttgaggtggagtctcgctctgtcacccaggctggagtgcagtggcatgatctcagctcactgcaaactccgcctcctgggttcacgccattctcctgcctcaatctcccgagtagctgggactacagacgcccgccatgacacccagctaattttttgtatttttagtagagacagggtttcaccatgtttgccaggatggtctcgatctcctgacctcgtgatccacccgcctcagcctcccaaagtgctgggattacaggcatgagccaccgtgcccagccctcaaaCATATCTTCAGTATTTAAATACCATTACTGAGTGAGGGTTCCTTCAGAAGTGTAAGCTCAAATTTAGTTTATGATCTAATTTTTTCTGTCTCAGGTCAGCTATTGTGAGGCTTTGTCCCATTTTGATACTTACTCTTCATTACTCTCAATATTCATATACTTAATTTAACTTTTCAGTTTTCCTCATTCTGTCAGAAGACTGAAGACACGGGTAAATTACTAAGTTGCTTTGTCCACTAAGTGTTTTTCAAAGAGAATCAGATTTTGAGTCTCGGCCTGTTGTTGCTCATGTATGGCTGTCCTTTCAGGATACAGGCACTTCCGGTTCTGCTACTGCAGCCCAACCAGCTGATAACCTCCTGGGAGACATAGACGACCTGGAGGACTTTGTGTATAGTCCTGCCCCTCAAGGTGTCACAGTAAGATGTCGGATAATCCGGGATAAAAGGGGAATGGATCGGGGTCTCTTCCCCACCTACTATATGTacttggaaaaagaagaaaatcagaagGTATGAGAATTGATTTCTAAGAAAACTcttgagagagagaagaatgttGTGGGAATAGATTGTTGATGGGCCTTAGGGAACTAACTCTGGTATTAGACCAAGCCAGCTGGAAGTAGATTGTATCTTTCAGTCCCCAGATGCTGTGTTCTCATTTTCTGCAAAGAGCTCATGGTCTAATAGGCAGCAAGCTCTACCCTCCCACAAATAAGAGCTTTATCCACGAAGTGGGAAAATGGACGGGTAGTtgttaatgtaattattttcacCTGTCTCCCATGATTGAGTTTTTGAATGTTActgtttgttcttttggtttttctttttattacggTAGAACATGACATTGTGGAAGGAGAGTGAGTTTTAGGGAATAGGAGGAATTAGAAATACAGAAGGACCTACAAGTTAAATGTCTTGTTTCTCACCCTagaaattctaatttattttataagtttgAGCCAGCGatgaactttattttattaattttgtattaataCCAGGTCTTAACAGACGATTTTAAGAGCCTAGAAATAAGATAATGATACTAGGTGTTAATTCTTCtaaccaccatttattgagtgtttacgaCAGACCaagcatatgcatatatatctatatatattatcacctgtaatccttgcaGCCACCTTGTTAGGTAGGATTTCTTGTCTCTGCTTTAAAGATGAGGTAACTGGGGCTTAGGGAGTGACTTACCTACCCCACATTGCACTAAGTGGTGGCAGAGCCAAATTCAAACCTATTTCTGCATAATTCTAAAGTCTTCCTGCTTAGCCACTGCTACTCTCCTGCTTCCCTATTATGGTCCTAGTCTAGGAGAGTTTAGGAAGGATGCCTATATAGGATGGTATTCATGCCATTGAGGTCACAGTGGTTTAACACAACAGCAGTAtagaaaaaagagtatttcctcCCTGGAGAGGCTTCCCTTTTGTCCCTTCTTGCCCTTTGCCTAATCAGAGTCTTTCCTGATATGCTTCACCAGATGTGGTTGACATTCCTCTGTCTGTGTCCCCATGGCATGAAGAAAGCTatcacaggccaggtgcagtggctcacacgtatgatcccagcacttcgggaggccgaggcaggtggatcccttgaggacatgagttcgagaccagcttggctaacatggggagaccctgcctctagcaaaaaatttaaaaattagccaggagtggtggcatgcacctgtagttccagctactcgggaggctgaggcaggaaaatcacttgaacctgggaggcagaggttgcagtgagctgtgattgcaccactgcactctagcctgggtgacagagtgagaccctatctcaaaaaaaaaaaaaaaaaaaaagccatcacaGTAAAGAATGGGAAGGTTTTCAGGATCCTGTCTCTCCTAAAGTTGGAAAGACTCTTAATCATGGCATTGGATGAACAttgattgttatttatttattggattttgcaaggttgcccaggctggccttgaactcctggactccagtgatccctctacctcagcctcccaagcagctgggattataggctcatgCCACCTGGCCCagctttggagattttttttttaactggaagtTTTAGGGATGAAGTTGTAACTAATTATATGGAGAATCAAGCTAGTGAATTTAGAAAAACTGTATAGGAAGAAAACCCTGATAgtgaattcttttatttttatttttatttttttttttgagacagagtctcattctgtcacccaggctggagtgcaatggcatgatcgtggctcactgcaagctccgcctcctgggttcatgccattctcctgcctcagcctcctgagtagctgggactgcaggcgtctgccaccacgcctagctaattttttgtatttttagtagagacagggtttacggtgttagccaggatggtctcaatctcctgaccttgcgatctgcccacctcggcctcccaaagtgctgggattacaggcatgagccactgcacccggcctgatagTGAATTCTGATAAGAGAGTTAGAGAAAGGGATAAAGGCCCAAAGATTAACAGCTTGACATATGCTGGGGACTTGCTAAACACTGGCTGAATGAATATGTAGGACAACCATGACCAGAGGTGGGGCAGGTTCTCTGGACTTCATTTTTGACTGacactttttcttttcccagatATTTCTTCTTGCAGCTAGAAAGCGGAAAAAGAGCAAAACAGCCAACTACCTTATCTCCATTGATCCAGTTGATTTATCTCGTGAAGGAGAAAGTTATGTCGGCAAGCTTAGGTGAAAGCAACCTTAGATCACTGTCCTATTCTTTCTGATAGTCTTATTCCTATAGTTGCAGAACAGTCCTTATCTTGGTTACAACTAGCATGTATTGATGttgtaatcttaaaaaaaaagaaaaaggaaaaaaaaaagctgggcgcagtggctcacacctgtaatcccagcactttgagaggccaaggcgggcggatcacttgaagtcaggagttggagtccagcctggccaacatggcagaactccctctctactaaaaatagaaaaatcagccaggtgtggtagaacagcctgtaattccagctacccgggaggctgaagcacgagaattgcttgaatccaggaggcagaggttgccatgagccaagatagtgccactgcaccccagcctgggtaacagaatgagagtctgtctcaaaaaaataaaaaaataaggctggtgtggtggctcaggcctataatcccagcatttggggaggctgaggttggaggatcacttgaggccaggagtttgagaccagcctgggcaacacactgagatattatctcttcaaaaaactttaaaattagccaggcgtggcagttcTCACCTGTAGCcgcagctacccaggaggctaaggtgggaggatgacttgagcctgggagtttgaggctgcagtgagctatgatccctgccactgcactccagcctgggcgacagagcgagaccctgtctcgaattagtaagtaaataaaaagttaaaagaaaatctcAGTTCCTTCCTTGCTTTAATGAGATATTTTTGAAAAAGTGATGATGAACATTGAGACATTTGGAGAACAGGCAAATAGGcttccattttccttctcttaGATTGTGTttgtatgagaaaaaaaatacagatcatCATGGTGACTTTTTCTCCTGACTCCAGATCCAACCTCATGGGGACCAAGTTTACAGTTTATGACCGTGGCATCTGCCCCATGAAGGGCCGGGGTTTGGTAGGAGCGGCCCACACCCGGCAGGAGCTGGCTGCCATCTCCTATGTGAGTGCTGCTTTCCCAGGGCCGCTGCCTGCCCTCCTGGTGTCCTGCTGGCACTTTTCACCTAGTGTCGCTAAAGAACCTCCCTCCCAAgcttgtttctatttctgtgatttCTGTTGCTGTACCATTTTCTCCATGTATTTGAGTTTTCGTTATTTGAATTGCCAAGTTCAATTATTTTTCACTCTCAGactatttcttcccttctttccttttctttttcctgctgccGCTTAATTCAGACCTTTCCTTCTTATCCAGTGGCCAACGTTACAATAAATTAAAGCGgatctttttttgcttttaatctttTCCTATCTAGTtcactctcttttttctctttttaatctctttttcttatttttctcctctttttggcATTTATAGtccacttctttttaaattttatcttattattatttgttttattgtactttttcattttatttcacacCCGGGAAAGACTTGAGAACTATCTAGCTCATTCTCTGCTGCTACCAAATGAATCTTCCTAAAACGAGGCTCCAGTTGATCCTCCTGTTCTGCTTCAAATCTTTTAGTGACTACCCATTGTGTGAGATCTAACATGGTAGCATTTGCTTTCAGACTTCTCTATTGGCGTGCCCCTCCTTCCCATCATTCTAGCCAAGCAGCCCTCCTGTCATTCCTTTGTCCAACCACACTCATCTTTCCTCCTTGGAGAGGcttcccttttcctctttcttgccTTTTGCCTTATCAAAGTCTTTTCTGATGTACTCCACTAGATGTGGTTGACATTCCTTCATCTGCGTCCTTGTAGCATTTGTAACCCACATGTATTTGTTGTTACTTGTTCAACATGAACCGTCTCCACCAGTTTGTAAACTCTTGTGAATTCTTACTCATGGCTATATCCATGCTAGCACAtggcttggcacacagtagatatTCAAAGAGTTGTTGAGTaagagaaagcaagaaggaaTTGACCCATCTCAGCTGGTTTTTTTATTCCAAAGTCTCAACTTTCTTAAGTTGAAATTAATCCCATGAGATCTTATCTACATGCCTGAGAACCATCTGACTTCACACTTGAATGTAAGGTGTCTTTCCTCTATAGCTTTCATATATAATCTGCTTggcttggctgggcttggtggctcacacctgtaatcccagcactttgggaggccgaggcgggtggatcacctgaagtcaggaggtggagaccagcctggccaacatggcaaaaacccgtctgtactaaaaatacaaaaaaaattagccaggcgtggtggcaggcacctgtaatcccagctactcgggaggctgaggcaggagaatcgcttgaacccaggaggcagaggttgcaatgagccaagattgtgccactgcactccagcctgggtgacagagcaagacgccatctcaaaataaaataagaataatctgCTTGGCTCGACAGGCATTTTTAATACCTAGTGCAGGCCTTATTTAACCACAACTCATTTTCACTGTATGTAATATAGTGCTATGCCCTCACTgggaaataaatatgtgttggtGCTGACAAAGTTGGACAGTTTGTTCACAGTTATCTCAAATCACATTTAAGACTCAAGAgtaagaggccgggcgtggtggctcactcctgtagtcacagcaccttgggaggccaagatgggcggatcacctgaggtcgggaattcgagaccaacatggagaaaccccgtctcgactaaaaaaaaaaaaaaaatacaaaattagccgggtgtggtggcgcatgcctataatcccagctactcaggctgaggcaggaaaattgcttgaacccgggaggcggaggttgtggtgagctgagattgtgccattatactccagcctgggcaacaagagtgaaactctggtcccaaaaaaaaaagagttaagagTAAACTCTCAAGCCAAGAGATTCTGTTTTAAATGTGGGTGTTTAAAGAAggtataggccaggtgcagtggctcacacctgtaatcccagcactttgggaggctgaggcaggcagatcacgaggtcaggagatcgagaccatcctagccaacctggtgaaaccccgtctctactaaaaatacaaaaaataattagccaggcgtggtggcatgtgcctgtagtcccaggctgaggcacgggaatcgcttgaaccgaggaggtggagattggaggttgcagtgagctgagattgtgccactgcactccagcctggcgacagagcgtgactctgtctcaaaaaaaaaaaagagaattataaaGAGATATAATATTACTTTCCTGTTTTTGATTCTCTGTTTACAGcaaagtaataaaattatttttggtacacctgattttttttttttttttttttttctgaggcagagtctcactcttgtcgcccaggctggagtgcaacggcgtgatctcggctcactgcagcctctgcctcctgggttcaagcaattctcctgcctcagcctcccgaggagctgggattacaggcgcccgccaccacgcctggctaatttttgtatttttagtagagacagggtttcaccatgttggccaggctggtctcaaactcctgacctcaggttatctgcccacctcggcctcccaaagtgctgggattataggcgtgatccACTGCCCCGGCTGATACAGCTGATATTGTCAGCATCTTACATTCCCAAGAAAGTCTCATGTTATAAAAGAATGTGGtctctatttttttcctgtttccaaGTTCTGCTTTGTTTTCCTATCTTCCAGGAAACGAACGTACTTGGATTTAAAGGTCCTAGGAAAATGTCTGTGATCATTCCTGGAATGACACTGAATCATAAGCAGATCCCATATCAGCCACGAAACGTGAGTAAGAATGTATTTAAATCAGTGAAAGACTCTAAAAGACAGTAGTACAATACACAGagattaatacaaaaaaaaaaaaaaaaaagattgagctTCCAGAGCCCCACACTGGAGATAACTCCATACACTTCTTTAGGAAAGCTGCCCCTCCAAAACCTCAGGATAAGAGCAGTTGCAGAGTCGTTGCCTTGAAACCATTTTTTCTACAAAGAGAAATGCTGGATGAtgtagaataatttaaaaaaaaacctgtcttcaTTGTTGGCTTTCATTCTTCGCTTCTGGTTTACCCTTTCTGAAATGGAGAAAGTATTCTCCTACTCTACCTTCTACGTCGTAGAGTTGGAGTTCTCAGTACAAAGTAATGATTTTCCCTTTGGACAGAACCATGACAGTTTGCTCTCAAGGTGGCAGAACAGAACTATGGAAAATCTGGTTGAGCTGCACAACAAGGCCCCCGTCTGGAACAGTGACACTCAGTCCTATGTCCTCAACTTCCGTGGCCGGGTCACTCAGGCGTCTGTGAAGAACTTCCAGATAGTCCACAAAAATGACCGTAAGCCTCCAGGAAGGGTTGGGTGGGAAGAGGAGGACAGATGCTCTTACAGGATGGGAATGCACATTCCCTGTACGTGATAGGAAGTGACAGTCAGCAGATAATCATGGAGGAGAGacaggatttctttggaaagatGAAACTACAGTTTTAGAGAAAACTTGTAAATCACTGTgttgaggaggggagaggagtgtGAGAGAGATGCTATAGCAAATCAGAGAAgttggctgggcaccatggctcacgtctgtaatcccagcactttgggaggccgaggtgggcagatcgcttgagaccagcctgggcaacatggtgtgaaaccccatctctacaaaaagtagaaaaatcagctgggcgtggtggcaggcacttgtagtcccagctacccgggaggctgaggtgggagcatcacttgagccaggaggtcgaggctgcagtgagccgagattgcatcactgcactccagcctgggtgacagagcaagaacctgtctcagaaaaaaataaaaaatcagagaaGTCATAGAGTAGGTTGTTTGGGAAACAAAGGCAAATGACCCCAATAAAGGTTCCTGGCAGCTCTAGCCTGCGGAGTTTATGACATTCCCAGCAAGCTGCTCTCTATTCTACAGAAACCTGGTGATTAACTGGCCTATTTGGAGGATTCTTTCTGTATCATAAAtaggatcccagcactttgggaggccgaggcaggagaatcacttgagcctaggtgtttgagaccagcttgagcaacatagtgagaccctatcttcacaaaaagtaaaatattagccaggcgttgtggcgcttgcctgtagtcccagctactcaggaggctgaggtgggaggatcacttgagcctgggatgggaggtcaaggctgcagtgagctgtggtcattcCACTAggctccagccagggcgacagagcaaaaccccatctaagaaaaggaagaaaaagaaaaagatttcccCGAGTGCAACCACATTATATTCTAACATGttgatttctttctgtttctagctGATTATATAGTCATGCAGTTTGGACGTGTGGCAGATGATGTGTTCACAATGGACTACAACTACCCACTTTGTGCAGTACAGGCCTTTGGCATCGGTCTTTCTAGCTTTGACAGTAAGCTGGCGTGTGAATGAGAGAACAGTCAGGCAGGGAGCCCTTCTCCCCACAGAGCTTTCAGGAGCAGACAGtggcctccccttcccctccctgccccagaacttaaagagCAATAGTTTGCCCCTTTTGGAACGACCCCtgaatatataaaacacacacacgaaGAGCAACAGTTTGCCCCTTTTGGAACGACCCCtgaatatataaaacacacacacgaaGAGCAATAGTTTGCCCCTTTGGAACGATCCCtgaatatataaaacacacacacgaaGAGCAATAGTTTGCCCCTTTTGGAACGACCCCtgaatatataaaacacacacacaccccgcacCCTCTCACTCCTTTTCCAGGTTTCATAGACTTGGTGAGGGATCACAGCTTAGCATGGGtgagagatgatttaaagcacaGGGAGATTCTTGTCACATTGGGGTCTCCAAAGCTAGAATGGGATTTCATGTGCTTGGAAACTTGAAGTAGAATCAGGGACTGACATCGCagttcctctcctctcttcattCCCTCACAGCAGATTGGCCAGCACCAATCTTAGTCAGAGTGGCTGTGATCACATTTGTGATCAATTATGTgagaattttatataattgtcTTCATTTCAATTAAGGCTGAAAGCATAAACTCTAGAGGTGACTCAGTCAGGACTGACAGTAATGTGATAATTGCCTTCATTTTCAACCCAGGAGTGCCTCTCACAGCTATATGACTACGGATCCATTAGTGAGGAGCGACACACACACCTGTAGGCATCCTGTGCAAACACTTTGTCATTATCAAGAGAGATGGCAGTATTGACCATTtagtttagttaaaaaaaaaaaaaaaaaaggtggcaggAGAGGCTTTGGGGAGGATCAGCCAGCAGACATGAGCACTGCTGGCCCGTGCGGCAGAGCTGTGGACTTTCTTCTCGGCTCCCTCAACCCTGGCTCAGGCACAGAAGGTGTTTTGCTACGTTTTTTTGATTATTACACCCCTCCACGTATTATGTGACTCTTACACCAGTTCACCCTTCCCAGAACGTATCCAAACCTTGAGAATGCAGGAGCTCTGTGAGCTCCACCGTCAGCACCATTCAG
The sequence above is a segment of the Pan paniscus chromosome 10, NHGRI_mPanPan1-v2.0_pri, whole genome shotgun sequence genome. Coding sequences within it:
- the TULP3 gene encoding tubby-related protein 3 isoform X1: MEASRCRLSPSGDSVFHEEMMKMRQAKLDYQRLLLEKRQRKKRLEPFMVQPNPEARLRRAKPRASDEQTPLVNCHTPHSNVILHGIDGPAAVLKPDEVHAPSVSSPVVEEDAENTVDTASKPGLQERLQKHDISESVNFDEETDGISQSACLERPNSPSSQNSTDTGTSGSATAAQPADNLLGDIDDLEDFVYSPAPQGVTVRCRIIRDKRGMDRGLFPTYYMYLEKEENQKIFLLAARKRKKSKTANYLISIDPVDLSREGESYVGKLRSNLMGTKFTVYDRGICPMKGRGLVGAAHTRQELAAISYETNVLGFKGPRKMSVIIPGMTLNHKQIPYQPRNNHDSLLSRWQNRTMENLVELHNKAPVWNSDTQSYVLNFRGRVTQASVKNFQIVHKNDPDYIVMQFGRVADDVFTMDYNYPLCAVQAFGIGLSSFDSKLACE
- the TULP3 gene encoding tubby-related protein 3 isoform X2, with the protein product MMKMRQAKLDYQRLLLEKRQRKKRLEPFMVQPNPEARLRRAKPRASDEQTPLVNCHTPHSNVILHGIDGPAAVLKPDEVHAPSVSSPVVEEDAENTVDTASKPGLQERLQKHDISESVNFDEETDGISQSACLERPNSPSSQNSTDTGTSGSATAAQPADNLLGDIDDLEDFVYSPAPQGVTVRCRIIRDKRGMDRGLFPTYYMYLEKEENQKIFLLAARKRKKSKTANYLISIDPVDLSREGESYVGKLRSNLMGTKFTVYDRGICPMKGRGLVGAAHTRQELAAISYETNVLGFKGPRKMSVIIPGMTLNHKQIPYQPRNNHDSLLSRWQNRTMENLVELHNKAPVWNSDTQSYVLNFRGRVTQASVKNFQIVHKNDPDYIVMQFGRVADDVFTMDYNYPLCAVQAFGIGLSSFDRVPLTAI
- the TULP3 gene encoding tubby-related protein 3 isoform X4; the encoded protein is MEASRCRLSPSGDSVFHEEMMKMRQAKLDYQRLLLEKRQRKKRLEPFMVQPNPEARLRRAKPRASDEQTPLVNCHTPHSNVILHGIDGPAAVLKPDEVHAPSVSSPVVEEDAENTVDTASKPGLQERLQKHDISESVNFDEETDGISQSACLERPNSPSSQNSTDTGTSGSATAAQPADNLLGDIDDLEDFVYSPAPQGVTVRCRIIRDKRGMDRGLFPTYYMYLEKEENQKIFLLAARKRKKSKTANYLISIDPVDLSREGESYVGKLRSNLMGTKFTVYDRGICPMKGRGLVGAAHTRQELAAISYETNVLGFKGPRKMSVIIPGMTLNHKQIPYQPRNNHDSLLSRWQNRTMENLVELHNKAPVWNSDTQSYVLNFRGRVTQASVKNFQIVHKNDPDYIVMQFGRVADDVFTMDYNYPLCAVQAFGIGLSSFDRVPLTAI
- the TULP3 gene encoding tubby-related protein 3 isoform X3 — protein: MMKMRQAKLDYQRLLLEKRQRKKRLEPFMVQPNPEARLRRAKPRASDEQTPLVNCHTPHSNVILHGIDGPAAVLKPDEVHAPSVSSPVVEEDAENTVDTASKPGLQERLQKHDISESVNFDEETDGISQSACLERPNSPSSQNSTDTGTSGSATAAQPADNLLGDIDDLEDFVYSPAPQGVTVRCRIIRDKRGMDRGLFPTYYMYLEKEENQKIFLLAARKRKKSKTANYLISIDPVDLSREGESYVGKLRSNLMGTKFTVYDRGICPMKGRGLVGAAHTRQELAAISYETNVLGFKGPRKMSVIIPGMTLNHKQIPYQPRNNHDSLLSRWQNRTMENLVELHNKAPVWNSDTQSYVLNFRGRVTQASVKNFQIVHKNDPDYIVMQFGRVADDVFTMDYNYPLCAVQAFGIGLSSFDSKLACE